CGGCGACAAAAGCGACACGCATTGCGAGGGTGTACGTCAGGAAAGATTTTGTGCTGGAAGGCCGGGCATGGGTAGGTGCCCATCTGAAGTAGCCTGTACGCgacttcttgtgctttattgaGTGCTTTGTGTGGTAGCGGTACGGTTCTCTTGACTAACTTGTTGTGCTGAGTGAGATCGTTGTAAATGATGAGGGGGTCGCGCTTGCCCTCCCATCCTGCCGAGAGGAAGTCTGGGCTCGCATGGTGagttaccgtatttattcgaatctaggccgatagttttttttcaaataatcatattccaaactctagcGTCGGCTTAGATTTGAGGATATTGAAAAacgcgccagtttttcattgaaactgctaaatatggtgcgtAGCTAGCGCCatttagaaaagtcagtatcgcagccgctactagccatgccagtagccaaccgtacacaagagaggtcgccattttgacctgtgtcgtgtcggccgtATCGGGGTGCGGCGTagtgttatcgcgatggcaccaagcaggagatgccactacaatGCCCCTTTCAAGTGATAGTCGCAGAGGCGTTGTTGAACCTTCAAGCCGGGTGGGACTTCGGTGTCGACGAGAAAAACTTCCGTTGTTGGAGGGGTCAACGACAGCAGGTTTTTGCGTGCGCCacaacgaggatggcatttagcggaccaaagaaagacCATCACcatgaagtggagacagttttggccaactttattcggacgcagagagcagctgcccttccagtgacaacagaagttctccaagcgaaagctagggaactttcgagggagcgaggcctaacgccaaaggattccgaagccagccggggctggcttcagaaattcatgaagcgcttcggcttcagcctccgacatcgcacttcaatcacccagaagctgccaagcgatttcgaagaaaagctgatagcttttcagcacTACGTGCAGCGAAAGAGAGAAGCAGCAGcctacaaccttgggcaaattAGCAATGCCGAtcagacggctgtgtattttgatatgccagtggtgtacaccgtgaatgaaaagggtgccaaggaggtgaaggtgcgctctgcGGGCTATGAGAAGCAGCGCGCAATTGTGATGCCGTGCTGCACAGCTGATAGACAtactccttatatgatatttaaaaggaagacactgcctgctcgagaaactttcccaagaaatgtcattctGTGGGCAAATGAGAATGGGTGGATGATGGGTGTGTtcgtggaagagtgggttaagattgtgtggcgacggcgtccaggagcccttttgacaaagaactcgctccttgtcatcgactcttaccgtgggcacttgacccgacaatgtgaaggctgcactcgcccaagcgaacacggacctcgctgtcatactgGGCGGCATGATGGGCCAGTTGCAGctacttgatgtctgcatcaacaaacctttcaaggatcgtctgcggaaatattacacggactggttgactgacgaagaccacatgctaacggcaatgggccgcatcaaacgtgcattgctatcgcagctggtgggctgggtagctgcagcgtgggacgacatcccagtTACTTTGATCGTacgcgcctttaaaaagtgcagcatatctaatgcgcttgacggtaccgaagatagtgcactgttcgAAGGTGACACAGTGCcaaggaacacagcgacgagTCTAGCAGCGATGACGACGCTGGATGAGCTcagcacgttcagattcaataaatgctgtttacATTTTGCGgacgctgtcctcgctttttttgttcggcctacattcgaggtaatatatacatatattttgttggcttcggactttcgggggtcagcttagaatcggggtcggcctagattcgagtaaatatggtaggtCTCATGCGGCCTCGTGTGCCGTTTTGAGGTTAGGGAGTGGCCCCTCTAATGGTCccatgtgtgccgggaaccaacTGATGTAGTGTGGGGTGAGGTGTTGAGTACCAAGTATTCTGCCAACGGTCGGGGATATGCTCCCTGTTCCGAAGCACAGAACTGCCCTCTTGGAGTCGCAGTATACCAAGCTTTACTGTCTTCTAGGAGTGCAAGGCTGATGGCTGCCTGCTCGGCCACTTCAGGACTATCAGTGAATACCGTGCATGCGTTGATGACTGTGCCATCTTTGTTGACCACTGCTGCTACATAGGCTCACCTGCCAGGATATTTGGCTGCATCTGTAAAGCAGCATGCGTTCCCAGAGGCTGCTGGGAGGAGGAGGGATGCTTTGGCTTGAGCAAGTCTTCTGTTGATGTTGTGCTCGGGTTCATATTCCTGGGTAGGGGGGCTGCCCTGATCTTTTTCCTCTGGTCGGGTGTTAGCCCATGCCCGTTACACTCAATCTCCCGAGGCACGACGCCGATTTCTCGTAGGATCGATCTGCCCGCAGGCGTGCCGGACAGCCTGGTGATCTGTCCCTGTTCCTGTGCCTCCGCAATCTCGCTCAGCATGTTGTACATGCCTAATGCAtccactctaagaacagtttacaccctttggtgtgccccttctgccacacaacaataatcatcatctgccttgatgcgtttcctttctttatcgctgcgagcccggaactttccattaacgaacggcacgcacgttatcggaaggggtgctccaaaggggtgtaaactgttctatgctgataacgcacgtgccgtttgttactggaaagttccgggctcacagcgataaagaaaggaaacgcatcaaggcagatgacgattattgttgtgtggcagaaggggcacgccaagggtgtaaactgttcttagagtgtccAGTGCCTCCGTGCTCGTATGCATGGAAATACAATAACCATATCATCACCAATTACACACCCATCACATCATCAACAATTACACACCCATCACAAGAATCAGTGCTAATCGAATTAATGGCAGCAATCGTCTCCAAAGGATTAGCGATGTCAAATTTTGCTTCTGTGGACAGGCTGTGAACAATGGCTGCCATATTTTAATAGCTGCACAGTTTTTAAGCACGTATAATCGGCACATTTAAGTTTTACAAATTTTTTTGTTACTAAATTTTAGCTATGCAAAGTATTATTCATTGCCATATGGCTCTAAAAGCTAATGTAGCAAGGAATTAACAGCCAATTCCAGGCAGTTTACAATTGAAAGAATGCATGAAGATCGTAATTTCAGTAGGGCAACAAACCTGACGCATAAATGATTGCAGTGCCTTTATTACAACTTAATTTAATTTTGTACTGTTCCTAAGACAGAGTACAGCAATCAGGATTTCGCAATATCCACTTAACAATGCACAAGTCTCTTGCATGCAGGCTCCTTCTACACCAGGCTAGCATTAGCGTGCACGCAAAAGTATTTGGATCGCGAGAGCTGTGGCCAAACTGCGTCCCAGTGCTCTCTAGCAGCCTTGGGGGAAGCAAGGAATTGGATGGTGCATGTGCACAGGCCAGCAACCATAGCCATTTAACACTTCTCTGTTTCTTTATCCTTTGGTCGCAGCTTTTGTGTATAGACACTCCCCAGAGTGATGGTGCTGGTAGCACAGCTTTTCTGCATTTTGTATGCGCTACACGTCCTCATCACATGGGAATGCAGCTGTGCTGTCGCACTAGTGAATTTTTGCAGCAGAAACTGAGAATGGCACTTCGATTCATGATAGAAGCAAGACTGAAAGGTGTGAACTGGTTACGAGTGCCAGGTGGGGCATGTGTGATCAAATTTTTAGCTTCCTCCTAGAGGAACAGTGGAATGCAGTTTGGCCTAAGCTCCCTGCTTATTTAGAGGGCTTAGTTCAGTCACAGGCCCTATGTTCCAAATACTTTTCTCCACACCTGTAAAGTTTCGGTATTCGGGGTGCAGGTTCTATGAAAGAGGTCAATTTAAGTGCAATGTTGCACTGCGGTTTGTCAAAAGGTGAAGCCAAAAGCCTACTACAACACCACATGTACTACTAAAACTTGCAGGCTGTGTGCCTGGGCTTCATGTAAACAGCTCCTTCATAGATTCCTGTGCCTGTAAATTTTTCATGTAAATAGTATAGTGATGACAGGGTGCTACTAAAGTCAAACTTAATGAAGTCAAAACGTGGCAGTACGATGCTTTCAGGTGCACAAATGAATATGCAGTTAGTTGTAGATAATATTTAAGAAGTGTGTTTGAACCAGTATCTCATAAAGGAGCAAAATAATGAACTGTGCCATTTTCAGAAAAATAGACTGTAGAACACGCATTGCACAGCGTAACAAGCAAGTAATGAGTTCGTCCAACGCGTGATGCCCGTCAAGTGCGCGGAGGAAGAAATTGTCGCCACTCCGACTGCCGTACTCGGCAAAAGAACACCATAAAAATATGCCAGCAAGTTTGGCAGTAGTCTACAGCGCGCACGTTGTACAGCGATCACCAGTCGAGCCTGTTTCGTTTCAGCTGTTCCTCGTACTCGCGCAGCGGCACTCCTGGGTCGTAGTGGTACGCTGCAAGTGCGCGGAAGCGTAAAGCCTTAAGCTTTCGAATCTTCTCCTTCTCGTTGATGCGCATCTGAACTTTGGGCCTTTTACTGAGCAACCTGTTTTGGTTCAGCAGCGCTCGTCGGTGCAGAGATTCCCAGTACTCGGGAGTCTCTGGGTCCATCTCCGACAACGGCGGTGGTCCGTTCAGCGGCAGCTCCCACAGCCAGGACGGGTACGAGTCATCAGGACCGAGCTCGACGTCCTGGCCTTCCTTGAGTATGTTGCTGCCGCAGCAGAAGCGCACGAGTTTTTCTGGATCCGTTTCTACTGGTAGCTTTTTTTTCTTGGGTTGGATGCTGAGTCCCGCTGCGGCAACCGGAGATGTGCTGTTAGCATCCTACACTCAGTGCGCTCCGTAGGATTTCGCGGACGACATTTAAAGGGGAAAGAAAATGGAAGGTAAAATTATGTTTACCTGAAGCTGCTGCAGTGGCCTTTTTTGCGTAGTTTCTTGTAAGCAACTGTTGAAACGTTTGCCACGAATTTCCGTGGTATATTTTGTTACAAGACCTAAGAAGCAACGTGCAAAcagccatgctttcttttttttccagtcTTCACTTGATCTGGCTTGTATTCGTGCGCGCTTGCTGGCATGCGTTGCTTCATGCACGGATCTACTTCCACAAAATTGGGTAGCAAACACATTTTGGTATGTTTATTCGTGCGTATTTAAAATTTATTGAGTTACTCCATCAGATTTAAACTACGGCAACTTGAACTTCACACGAAGCGCCTTATGCCACGATCACCTGtttcaccattatcatcatcatgatcacgaaatatgccggctgctttgtAAACTGTGTTCTTGCCACCATAACATCAATGCCATAACTGTGCTAAACGCTTGATATGCTGTTCTTTTCCGTTGTCTTTCTTGTGACATTTTGTAGACAGTGATACTGGCACCGTTGGTACAATTTCCAATATGTACTGCACAAGCGGGTTCTGTTGGAATACGCAGTAGCTGTCTACTTTTCTTCGGATTTTCTAGTACTACAAGTCGTGAGAGTAGAGATGTCTGGGAGCTCGCTTTGCGGCGACATTCAAGATGTAAACGATCGGCTCGGCTAGTTCGGCGCTTGTGACATCCGAGAAACTTTCTGCAGTTCAACATGCCGACGGTCATCCTGCTAGATGTGTCGCTGTCCATGTGTCGACCTGTGACGACACCCGACAGCTCGGAATCGCTCCAGCTGCGCCAACTGGCCGTGCATGGCATCAATGCTTTCCTCGATCATATGGCACAGCATTGTAAACTGGAATTTTGTGCATTGGTACGTGTACGCATGTCGCTTCCACATGCGACGTGAATATTTCGGGCTTTTAAATTGTTTAACTGAATGGTGCGTCAAAGCGCCGCCGTAGTTGCCGCTTTGGTCACCGTGTAGCACTGTGCCGGGCTTTTTAACTATCAATGGGACAGTGCAAACCGTCTGCATTGGCGGTGCGTTTTTACCGCTGCATTTTTATTGTAGACTCTCAACACGTGCTGTGGCAAACGATTGAGGAAGAAGAAATCAAATCGAGCCGTTACAATTTTTCTCTGAATTTTATACAACTGAGCCTCACGTCACGTAAGGCTAGCTAACTTGTTGCTAGCGGTAGCGAGGCAGCCAAGAAATCTGAACGCGTGCTTTCGTGGCATTTTACGTCGCACGGCATGTATGCACTGGGTACTTCAAGTTGCGAGTGCAGCTGATATTTAACACTTGCACCGGACGTGGCATGACTATAAAGATCCTAATATTGAGTTTACGAAAAGCTTAGTTACATTATGGTTATATGGTTATACTTTATGGTTATATAGTGCAAAACTGGCACTGGATAAGAAGCGGATTAGGACCAAGTATGGACGACAGAGCTTGGTAAACATGTTAAAGTGCTGTCCCCTGGTTTAATTTTcaacacgatagcgttaaggcTCCCGTTCAGCGAAAGACGCGGCGGTGTCCACGGCGTGTCGAAGAACCCACGTCACAGTCACGTAATTCAGTCACTCCGTACAGAgtagagacaaccgcggcgtttactacggcgttggccacgcgaatcgcggacgccttAGTAGACTCCTTTGGCGGACGGCGTACGGACGCATTGCCGGAGCTCGTTCATTAATCCATTCGTTATAAACGAATGAATGCGAGAAAACAATAGTGACTGTGTGTGAATAAAAACCACTGAAGGGAACAATTAATCTATAGCGTCATACTCTTAAAGATGCAGTTTAAGTGTCCCCCTATCTTTTTCTGTGCAGGTCCGTTCATCAAAATTCATGGGACAACAGgattgctttatttttttgcctGACGCATTATCCACCAAGCAGCCTAAATATGTGGCTGGTACCTCACTTCTCAGTTTTTTTACTTGCCAGTACACTCTTTGTTCTTGTGCGAGAGCTCTTTGCTGTGCATGCTGGTGCGCTCTTGCATTAGAACGCATTCTGTGGCTGCAgtgacattttctttcttctttatgcaACAAATTGCAACAATACTTGACTTGTTCTGAATGTTTGAGTGCAGTCACTGACTGCATTATCTGTAATCACGAAAAATTTAATGCATTAAGTACACATAGACAACAGAGGAATCATTGTTCAATCAATTCGAGTCATTGTTACAAGCAGTGCAATGTTAGCCCAATTTCAGCATTTGTATGGTTCACTTACTACCACTTTGTAGCAGTAGCATTTACAGGACATCTGTTTTCAGTCTGCTTGCAGAATGTTACTGTGTGCCAAGTATGTACCAACAAACCTGGTAGTGCCATTACATTTGAATATGTATCCCTTTGAAGCAGCCACAATGTGCGAGGTTCTGGTGTAGGTACAGATACACCACAGTGCACACTGTTGTTTTATTAAAAGAGGTTCAGTTTAGCTGCTTCTGGCACCTAAAGCTTCCCATTACATATCTAAGGCCCTGATGCACCGTTGATATCACATGTGTGCGGGCTCTCCATTGTCATGCTGCATTACTGGGCTGATGGACTTGTTTTTCAGAGATAGAGGCCTAATGTCAGTTGAAATAATTACAAAGTGGTCCAAATTGTAAGGAAGTGGCCAGTATAGTAATCATTTGGCTTGGTAATGACCAGCCTACTGTAAAGGCCACCCCACATTCAGCGTTTTCTGGCGTTTCGTCACCTGGCGTCGCCCGGCAACGGCACTTCATGAGGGTGACACGCTCAGCAGATCTCGCCGCCAAAGCGGCTCGATGAGTGCAGGTCAATCAGTGCTGGTTCGCATACCCCTCGTGTACATTAGGCTCGTGGGGCTGGACGCTCCCTCTGGCACCGTTCATGTGACGCCTCTGAGAGAAGCAACGCCAGAAAACCCTGGTAAAAGCGCTGAATGTGGGGCGGCCTTAATGGTGTCTGCATATTCACTTCTATCTTTACTGAGTGAAAGAAAATAAGGCTATGTCTATCATGATGCAGGTGGTGTTCTCATCACTTTGGGAACTGGTGGTGCCATTCACACGCGACACCGAGAGCATCAAGGCAGCCTTGGTGCAGATGGAGTGCCACGATCGCACAGACCTCAACCTTGGTTTGCAGGGAGCCCGACAAGTGCTCCTCGATGAATGGGGGTCTGCAATGCCAGCACAGGTTGGTGTCATGATGCCTCACTCTCTTTTGGCACGTCTTTGTGGGACACCTCGTGTGAAGAATATGGTTCATGCAACGTTTCCTTTTGCATCTAGTACATATGGTTGCACATGACCACTGCACCTTGAACTTGTGTATATAATTATGTGGTAGGCAGAAGGGCAGTGGGTTGGACTCTATGCCAACTCCGGCCAGCGTGGGGGGTGGAGTTGGTTGTTTGTGTATGGGGCTTCAAGAATTTGTTTTTGTTACATTCCATCTGCTAACGACTCCAGTGAGTTATAAGCTGTTCATACTTTTGAGGTTAGTAGAGGTTAATGGTTGGATGAACTGACATAAAGCCTGAAAACAAACATTGTTTAAAGAGAGCCAAGTATGAAACACTATGTACAGACTAAGTTGTCTTATGTCATGTAGTCCCCACAGAGGCGTCTGCGtcggcaggcgtttggtgtgttgtgacgcGACGTACCTGAGCACACAAAGGTTGGACTCACCCGCGCCTgaccgtgtgcggcttagccatgtccggggaaaaGAAGATCCTGGGTGTTGAGCCAATGCTGAGTGCTTGGGCCTTTATGGCCCCttggtggaggcaacacacctctttggcctcggcttcacgtcggtggcacccccggactgacccacctgggtGAAATCAgtggttgccttttcctgtctctctctccccaatcttcgtcttttcctctcactttcaatctttccggTCTTCACTTCTCACTTCCAAATTTCTGGGCGGCAAGCATGTAATCATGTGTGGCTAACCagtcttggttatgctgtatttgatTATAGCAGGGATGTAGAACTGGCACATGCCAGACAATCTTGTTGTGTTCCCTCGTTGGGCTCCAGGGGGGGTGGTTCACATTTTGCTGAACAGACATCACTCTATGGCAACACAATTTCCTCCACTTCCCAATCGTGCCCTGAAAAGGGCATGCAATGAAGCAAACcttcaagttttttgaccaaaGCAAGGAAAACGTCCCAAAGTATCATGTGATGAATAGTGAGAAAGCTGAAAAAATCTGTCCACCGAAACGATTGGACTAGGCTATAAAGCGAGCAAAATGGCTAGCGGTGGCTTGTTACTTGAGGTGTGTGATAAAGTGCAGCACAGCAAGCTTCCAAACCTTGTGACCTTTGGAGACAGTGCAATTACTATTGCTGCTCATTGATCAATAAACACAGTCCATGGGGTAGTTTCAGAACAGGATCTGTTGAAACTCACTGAGCCGGAGCTTCTCGAGGGCTGGAAGGAGCAGAATGTGACTAAAGTAAAAAGGATTAAGATAAGACATGATGACAAGGAAGTACCGACTAAGCACCTAATACTGACATTTGACAGAAGCTGCCTACCAGAATCCATAAAGACAAGATATGTGACGCTCCGTGTGAGGTCATGTGTGCCAAATCCGCGTCATTGTTTCGAGTGCCAAAGATTCAGGCTCCCAGTCGTGCTGAGGTCGGCTCACATGTGCTAAGTGCGATGCCAGTGACCATGGAGCAGAGAACTGTACCAGTGACCCTCAGTGACCCTCATTGCATCAACTGTGATGGTGGGCACCCGACATATTCTAGATCATGTCCAACCtgtaaaaaggaaaaacaaattaTAATCCTTAAAGTCACACAGAACATCTTGTACACCAAAGTACATAGACGGTTCCTCATTGGTTTAAAGGACGCATATGCTGATGTGGCGCATGAGGGGGCTGCACCAAATCACTTTATGCCATCTGCCCGGCCCACACGGATTGGGCTATTGGCTGTGGCACCTGCCCCTGAGGCAGTAGTAGGTAAAACTACCACGTCCACTTTGCAACAGAGCTCGACGACCTTCGGGCAGTCAGGCCAGAACGTCTGCCTCGCCAGGTGAGGTCAGTAA
This Dermacentor albipictus isolate Rhodes 1998 colony chromosome 1, USDA_Dalb.pri_finalv2, whole genome shotgun sequence DNA region includes the following protein-coding sequences:
- the LOC139057531 gene encoding large ribosomal subunit protein mL54-like translates to MAVCTLLLRSCNKIYHGNSWQTFQQLLTRNYAKKATAAASAGLSIQPKKKKLPVETDPEKLVRFCCGSNILKEGQDVELGPDDSYPSWLWELPLNGPPPLSEMDPETPEYWESLHRRALLNQNRLLSKRPKVQMRINEKEKIRKLKALRFRALAAYHYDPGVPLREYEEQLKRNRLDW